A window of uncultured Draconibacterium sp. contains these coding sequences:
- the ruvB gene encoding Holliday junction branch migration DNA helicase RuvB, whose protein sequence is MDESLDLRGNSYADNEKELDKQLRPLQFSDFSGQKQIVENLEIFVTAAKMRGESLDHVLLHGPPGLGKTTLSNIIANELGVGIKITSGPVLDKPGDLAGLLTNLEESDVLFIDEIHRLSPIVEEYLYSAMEDFRIDIMIDKGPSARSVQLELNPFTLIGATTRSGLLTSPLRARFGIKSHLEYYDADILTGIVKRSAGILKVEISDDAASEIAFRSRGTPRIVNSLLRRVRDFAQVKGNGTIDMAITRHALAALNIDKHGLDEMDNRILVAIIDKFKGGPVGITTIATAVGEDAGTIEEVYEPFLIKEGFIKRTPRGREVTDLAYKHLGKVKYGDMPGLF, encoded by the coding sequence ATGGACGAGAGTTTAGATTTAAGAGGAAATTCGTACGCTGACAATGAAAAGGAGTTGGATAAACAACTCCGACCACTACAATTCAGTGATTTTAGTGGACAGAAACAAATTGTTGAAAACCTTGAAATATTTGTTACCGCCGCAAAAATGCGTGGCGAATCGTTGGATCATGTGTTATTGCATGGACCACCGGGATTAGGAAAAACAACTTTGTCGAATATTATTGCCAACGAACTGGGAGTTGGCATAAAAATTACATCGGGACCGGTTTTGGATAAACCAGGCGATTTAGCCGGTTTGCTAACCAATCTGGAAGAAAGCGATGTACTTTTTATTGACGAAATTCACCGCCTCTCCCCCATTGTCGAAGAATATTTGTATTCGGCAATGGAAGATTTCAGGATCGATATAATGATTGACAAAGGACCCAGCGCACGTTCGGTTCAATTGGAACTTAACCCTTTTACTTTAATCGGAGCTACAACCCGATCGGGATTATTAACTTCTCCCCTACGGGCCAGGTTTGGCATTAAATCGCATCTGGAGTATTATGATGCCGATATTTTAACCGGAATAGTAAAACGCTCCGCAGGTATACTTAAAGTGGAGATAAGCGACGATGCAGCCTCTGAGATAGCTTTCAGGAGTCGTGGTACACCTCGTATCGTTAATTCTTTGCTTCGAAGAGTAAGAGATTTTGCCCAGGTAAAAGGGAATGGTACAATTGACATGGCTATTACACGTCATGCTTTGGCAGCTTTAAACATTGATAAACATGGCCTGGACGAAATGGATAACCGTATTTTGGTGGCAATTATTGATAAGTTTAAAGGCGGACCTGTTGGAATTACAACCATAGCAACTGCAGTGGGCGAAGATGCAGGTACCATTGAGGAAGTGTACGAACCTTTTTTAATTAAAGAGGGATTTATTAAACGAACTCCCCGAGGCAGAGAAGTTACCGACTTGGCATACAAACATTTAGGAAAAGTAAAATACGGGGATATGCCAGGTTTATTCTAA
- a CDS encoding polysaccharide biosynthesis C-terminal domain-containing protein, with translation MNPFKKLASDTAIYGVSSIVGRFLNWWLVPYYSFMFLPGEYGVVTNMYAYVAFFLVFLTFGMETSYFRFASKSDNPESVYSTSIISLFFTTLSFVLLASVFRQEIANLIQYPDHPEYVLWFAIILGVDAFTAIPFARLRLNNRPLKFAFVKFVFIGFNIAFNLFFISLCPKLLQNNPDSIVNYVYSADIGVGYVFISNLLASLITLILLLPEIFRVTFTFDKKLMQQMLSYGFPILIVGLTGMVNQNIDKVLIPFLVPEDQNPMFQLGIYGANYKLAVLMNMFIQAFRYAFEPFFFARSSSKDDPRVYATVMKYFVIFGLLIFLGMVLFIDVIKIIVDSEYHEGLKVVPLILMANLFFGMYFTLSLWYKLTDKTRYGAYIALFGAAITLVLNIVLIPVMGYMGSAIAVFICFLIMMLISYFMGQKHYPVPYDVKRIGNYFLAAMILYALSYFTNDLSPVLKYLSHTTFIGIFLLMVFRFEKSEISRLFKINKKK, from the coding sequence TTGAATCCATTTAAAAAATTAGCAAGCGATACGGCAATTTACGGTGTGAGTAGCATTGTTGGTCGATTTTTAAACTGGTGGCTGGTACCCTATTATTCGTTTATGTTTTTGCCTGGCGAATATGGTGTTGTTACCAACATGTACGCTTATGTAGCGTTTTTTCTGGTGTTTTTAACCTTTGGCATGGAAACATCGTATTTTAGGTTTGCATCAAAAAGCGATAATCCCGAAAGTGTCTATTCAACTTCAATAATTTCGCTGTTTTTTACCACACTTTCTTTTGTTTTGCTGGCATCGGTATTTCGGCAGGAAATTGCCAATTTAATCCAGTATCCCGATCATCCTGAATATGTACTTTGGTTTGCGATAATTTTAGGAGTTGATGCATTTACTGCCATTCCGTTTGCTCGTTTACGCCTGAATAACAGACCTTTAAAGTTTGCTTTTGTTAAATTTGTATTCATAGGTTTTAATATAGCTTTTAACCTGTTTTTTATATCGCTTTGTCCTAAACTGCTTCAAAATAATCCTGATTCAATCGTAAATTATGTTTATTCAGCAGATATTGGTGTGGGATATGTTTTTATTTCAAACCTGCTTGCATCGCTTATAACTCTAATTTTATTGTTGCCCGAAATATTCAGGGTAACATTTACCTTCGATAAAAAGCTGATGCAACAAATGTTAAGCTACGGTTTTCCAATTTTAATTGTTGGATTAACCGGGATGGTAAATCAGAATATTGATAAAGTTTTAATTCCGTTTTTGGTGCCCGAAGACCAAAATCCAATGTTTCAGCTCGGAATTTACGGAGCCAATTACAAACTGGCCGTGTTGATGAATATGTTTATACAGGCATTTCGTTATGCATTTGAACCCTTCTTTTTTGCCCGCAGCAGTTCAAAAGACGATCCAAGAGTATATGCCACGGTTATGAAATACTTTGTAATTTTTGGTTTGCTTATTTTTCTTGGTATGGTACTTTTTATCGATGTTATAAAAATAATTGTCGATTCGGAATACCACGAGGGTTTAAAAGTAGTTCCGTTAATACTTATGGCCAACCTGTTTTTTGGTATGTATTTTACACTTTCGTTGTGGTATAAATTAACCGATAAAACGCGCTACGGTGCCTACATAGCATTGTTTGGAGCCGCAATTACGCTTGTGTTAAACATTGTACTAATTCCGGTTATGGGCTACATGGGATCTGCAATTGCAGTATTTATTTGCTTTTTAATAATGATGCTGATCTCGTATTTTATGGGGCAAAAACACTATCCGGTACCTTACGATGTAAAACGCATCGGAAATTATTTTTTGGCAGCAATGATTTTGTATGCACTTTCGTATTTTACAAACGATTTATCACCGGTTCTTAAGTACTTAAGCCACACAACTTTTATTGGCATATTCTTGTTAATGGTATTCAGGTTCGAAAAAAGTGAAATAAGTCGCTTATTTAAAATCAATAAAAAGAAATAA
- a CDS encoding glutaminyl-peptide cyclotransferase, whose protein sequence is MKPKQLTYQVINSYPHLKTSYTQGLEYYKGYLYEGTGETGHSKLLKIDIKTGKPLQTFDMDDKYFGEGITILNNKIYQITYHAQKGFVYDLESFAVIDSFTYKSEQGWGLTNDGTHLIMSDGTNVLTWLNPEDFSIVKTIQVANDRGTMNVLNELEYIDGIIYANIYTTDFIVKIDASTGKVLEEINLKGLIDMYHKPEDRIDVLNGIAYDKENDKMYVTGKLYPRLFEVKFIEKN, encoded by the coding sequence ATAAAACCAAAACAACTTACTTACCAGGTAATTAACTCGTATCCTCATTTAAAAACCTCGTACACACAGGGTTTGGAATATTACAAGGGATATTTGTATGAAGGTACAGGCGAAACCGGTCATTCTAAACTTTTAAAAATTGATATTAAAACCGGAAAACCTCTGCAAACGTTCGACATGGACGACAAGTATTTTGGTGAAGGAATTACCATTTTAAACAATAAAATTTATCAGATAACCTACCATGCTCAAAAAGGATTTGTCTACGATCTGGAAAGCTTTGCAGTTATCGATAGTTTTACTTACAAATCGGAACAGGGGTGGGGGCTTACCAACGACGGAACCCACCTTATTATGAGCGACGGAACAAATGTTTTAACCTGGCTAAATCCGGAAGATTTTTCGATTGTAAAAACCATTCAGGTGGCAAACGACCGAGGTACAATGAATGTGCTAAACGAGCTGGAATACATTGATGGTATTATTTATGCCAACATTTACACCACCGATTTTATTGTAAAAATTGATGCTTCAACAGGTAAGGTTCTGGAAGAAATTAACCTAAAAGGTTTAATTGATATGTACCATAAACCAGAAGACAGAATTGACGTATTAAATGGCATTGCCTACGATAAAGAAAACGATAAAATGTACGTTACCGGAAAACTTTATCCAAGGTTATTTGAGGTAAAATTTATTGAGAAAAATTAG
- a CDS encoding VanZ family protein, giving the protein MNISHYWRLVIWFALMCYLLFMPANQLPSEPFLKIPHFDKIVHFGLFFILCLLLFRPVKQFTPNFYFWTPLLALVLAVALEFLQQKITKSRHSDVYDLWANTAGLAVAVVFYRFFVKGKKIEILV; this is encoded by the coding sequence ATGAATATTTCCCACTATTGGAGACTCGTTATTTGGTTCGCTCTTATGTGCTACCTTCTGTTTATGCCTGCCAATCAGCTGCCATCCGAACCATTTTTAAAAATCCCCCATTTCGATAAAATCGTGCATTTTGGGCTATTTTTTATTCTTTGTCTGTTACTTTTCAGACCTGTAAAACAGTTTACTCCTAACTTTTATTTCTGGACTCCTTTATTGGCCCTGGTTTTGGCTGTTGCATTGGAATTTTTGCAACAAAAAATTACAAAAAGCCGACACAGCGATGTGTACGATTTATGGGCCAATACTGCAGGATTAGCTGTTGCTGTTGTTTTTTACCGCTTTTTTGTAAAAGGTAAAAAAATCGAAATACTCGTTTAA
- a CDS encoding response regulator has protein sequence MDILLVEDNLLNQKVVTFNLKKYSYNVTAVSNGPDAIKAVADQTFDLILMDLMLPEMDGYEITTEIRKMEKVKGTDKPVPIIAITANTLDNDREKCFEVGMNEYLSKPFTAEQLIDKIRMFIS, from the coding sequence TTGGACATACTTTTAGTTGAGGACAACTTATTAAATCAAAAAGTAGTTACGTTTAACCTAAAAAAATACAGTTACAACGTAACAGCTGTTAGCAATGGACCCGATGCAATCAAAGCGGTTGCAGATCAAACCTTCGATTTGATTTTGATGGATCTTATGTTGCCGGAAATGGATGGCTATGAGATTACCACAGAAATCAGAAAAATGGAAAAGGTAAAAGGTACTGATAAACCGGTGCCTATTATTGCTATTACGGCGAATACATTGGATAATGACCGCGAAAAATGTTTTGAGGTAGGTATGAATGAATACTTATCTAAACCCTTTACAGCCGAACAATTAATTGATAAAATACGAATGTTTATTTCGTAG
- the hemW gene encoding radical SAM family heme chaperone HemW, with the protein MAGIYIHIPFCRQKCYYCDFYKTVNTSLQQKFLSTLLTEIKERKNYLQNETIETIYFGGGTPSVLSNWELAQILSSIADSFTVSSGVEITFEANPDDLTNSYLKAIQQAGVNRLSIGIQSFQDSHLKKMNRRHNAAEAIEVIKNAAEIGFDNISADLIYGLPNLNQTEWKDSLQQVFQLPVQHLSAYHLTYHEGTAFYTWLKKGTLKELNETESVDQFTTLLKYANKAGFEQYEISNFAKNEMYSKHNTSYWMGIKYLGLGPSAHSFDGKSRRWNVSHVESYIKAFANKSDYFEEEILSEKDRFNEYILTRIRTKWGLSLDFVNQHFGAENRAYLLKQTSKYINTGMVLLNGDVITLSNKGLFISDEIMADLIII; encoded by the coding sequence ATGGCAGGTATTTATATTCATATTCCTTTTTGTCGTCAGAAATGTTATTACTGCGATTTTTACAAAACTGTAAATACCTCGCTTCAACAGAAATTTCTTTCAACATTATTAACAGAAATCAAAGAACGTAAAAACTACCTTCAAAACGAAACGATTGAAACCATTTATTTTGGAGGTGGAACACCTTCGGTTTTAAGCAACTGGGAGTTAGCACAAATTTTGAGTTCCATTGCCGATAGCTTTACTGTAAGCTCTGGTGTTGAAATTACTTTTGAAGCCAATCCGGATGATTTAACAAACAGTTATTTAAAGGCCATTCAACAGGCTGGAGTTAATCGTTTAAGTATTGGAATTCAGTCGTTTCAGGATTCACATCTGAAAAAAATGAACCGAAGGCACAATGCTGCAGAAGCAATAGAAGTGATTAAAAATGCTGCAGAAATTGGTTTCGACAACATTAGTGCTGATCTGATTTATGGTTTACCCAATTTAAACCAAACCGAATGGAAAGATAGTTTACAACAGGTTTTTCAACTTCCGGTTCAACATTTATCGGCTTATCATTTAACGTATCACGAAGGAACTGCTTTTTATACCTGGTTAAAAAAGGGAACATTAAAAGAGTTGAACGAAACGGAAAGTGTTGACCAGTTTACTACTTTACTTAAATACGCAAACAAAGCTGGTTTTGAACAATACGAAATATCAAATTTTGCCAAAAATGAAATGTATTCGAAGCATAACACATCCTATTGGATGGGGATAAAATACCTTGGTCTGGGTCCTTCGGCACACTCGTTCGATGGAAAATCGCGCCGCTGGAATGTTTCGCATGTTGAAAGTTACATAAAAGCCTTTGCCAACAAATCAGATTATTTTGAAGAAGAAATATTAAGCGAAAAAGATCGTTTTAACGAGTACATTTTAACCCGGATTCGAACAAAATGGGGGCTTTCGTTAGATTTTGTAAACCAGCATTTTGGGGCTGAAAACAGAGCGTATCTTTTAAAACAAACATCAAAATATATAAACACAGGAATGGTACTGCTTAACGGCGATGTAATTACCTTATCAAACAAAGGGCTGTTTATATCAGACGAAATAATGGCCGATCTTATTATTATTTGA
- a CDS encoding lactate utilization protein B: MPKLQNIFLKDSKIAFDKTHRKTLNFNISKYDEAVAKGKLRYRNMDLAKQRASYLKGKVVANLATYLEEFENKATNNGIDVVWARNGEEAVTEIIKILEENNAKLLVKSKSMISEEIELNENLEKAGFEPVETDLGEFIVQVAGEKPYHILTPAMHKSKEDVADLFHKEFKTPPDSTPTELTLFVRKVLREKFTSAEVGVTGANFLVADVGGVALTENEGNGFMSVSFPKVHIVIAGIEKVIPSINDLQLMFPLLSALGTGQQVTVYNSLLTGPKRDNESNGPDKMVVVLLDNQRTKIANDKTHYKSLKCIRCGACLNACPIYKNVGGYTYNTTYSGPIGSVITPFLKGFEKYGHLSFACTVCGACTDVCPVKIPLHDLILQNRKRSIEQNQGSFGWNAGMKAYEWAFKKRKNMDFVNGDIKNAVVTTQKNVLGKQKKFPTFSDYSYSKQTKLNLK; encoded by the coding sequence ATGCCAAAATTACAAAACATATTTCTCAAGGATTCTAAAATCGCGTTTGATAAAACGCACCGCAAAACTTTAAATTTTAATATTTCGAAGTACGACGAAGCGGTTGCAAAAGGAAAGCTTAGGTACAGAAATATGGATTTGGCAAAACAAAGAGCTTCGTATTTAAAAGGTAAAGTTGTGGCCAATCTGGCTACGTATCTCGAAGAGTTTGAAAACAAGGCAACAAACAACGGGATTGATGTTGTTTGGGCACGCAATGGCGAGGAAGCTGTAACTGAAATCATTAAAATTTTAGAAGAGAACAACGCAAAGCTTTTGGTAAAAAGCAAGTCGATGATTTCGGAAGAAATTGAATTAAATGAAAACCTGGAAAAGGCAGGTTTTGAACCGGTTGAAACCGATTTAGGTGAATTTATTGTTCAGGTTGCAGGAGAAAAACCATACCATATTTTAACTCCGGCAATGCACAAATCAAAAGAAGATGTTGCCGATCTTTTTCATAAAGAATTTAAAACACCACCCGATTCCACACCAACAGAACTAACTCTTTTTGTGCGAAAAGTATTACGCGAAAAATTTACTTCGGCCGAAGTAGGTGTTACCGGAGCTAATTTTTTAGTGGCCGATGTTGGGGGAGTAGCGTTAACTGAAAACGAAGGAAACGGTTTTATGTCGGTTTCGTTTCCCAAAGTGCACATTGTAATTGCCGGAATCGAAAAAGTAATTCCTTCAATAAACGATTTACAACTTATGTTTCCGCTGCTTTCGGCACTTGGAACCGGGCAGCAGGTTACCGTTTACAATTCGTTATTAACTGGTCCAAAACGTGATAATGAAAGCAATGGACCCGATAAAATGGTGGTTGTTTTACTCGACAATCAACGAACAAAAATTGCAAACGATAAAACGCATTATAAGTCATTAAAATGTATTCGGTGTGGAGCTTGTTTAAATGCTTGCCCCATTTATAAAAACGTTGGAGGATACACGTATAACACCACCTACAGTGGTCCCATTGGTTCTGTAATTACACCTTTTTTAAAAGGCTTCGAGAAGTATGGTCATTTAAGTTTTGCCTGTACAGTATGTGGAGCATGCACCGATGTATGTCCGGTAAAAATACCATTACACGATTTAATTTTGCAGAACCGAAAACGTAGCATTGAACAAAATCAAGGTAGTTTTGGTTGGAATGCAGGAATGAAAGCTTATGAATGGGCTTTTAAAAAGCGTAAAAATATGGATTTTGTAAACGGCGACATTAAAAATGCGGTTGTTACAACACAAAAAAACGTTCTGGGTAAACAAAAGAAATTTCCTACCTTCTCGGATTATTCGTATAGTAAACAAACAAAGTTAAATTTAAAATAA
- the ybeY gene encoding rRNA maturation RNase YbeY, whose protein sequence is MNEIEFFFEDYSPVNFFKDTLVNRVKFLINNEIKELGSISVIFCSDKYLLEINKQYLDHHYYTDIITFDYVEENVISGDLFISLDRINENANEYLTTFIRELYRVVFHGVLHLIGYNDKTDKEQEEMTEKENYYLGEVDFRGMEL, encoded by the coding sequence ATGAACGAAATAGAATTTTTTTTTGAAGATTATTCTCCTGTAAATTTTTTTAAAGACACACTTGTAAATAGAGTTAAGTTTCTGATTAATAATGAAATAAAAGAACTGGGTTCTATATCAGTTATCTTTTGTTCCGACAAATATTTGTTGGAAATAAACAAGCAATATCTTGATCATCATTATTATACCGACATTATTACTTTCGATTATGTGGAGGAAAATGTAATTTCGGGCGATTTATTTATTAGTCTTGATCGAATTAATGAAAATGCAAACGAATACCTAACGACTTTTATAAGAGAGTTATATAGGGTTGTTTTTCATGGTGTTTTACATTTGATAGGATACAACGATAAAACTGATAAAGAGCAGGAAGAAATGACGGAGAAAGAAAATTATTATTTAGGTGAAGTTGATTTTAGGGGGATGGAATTATGA
- a CDS encoding Rrf2 family transcriptional regulator: protein MLSNTCKYALRALIYLGKFSEDDKRIGIKKISEDLGLSSPFLGKILQNLVKQKLLVSTKGPNGGFSLSRPAAEINLWDIVTKVDGEEFFTNCLISLEPCKTHDPSKPLCPVHAQYNKLRKEICGFYKETSLEVISQDIDKYEDLMKL, encoded by the coding sequence ATGTTATCAAACACTTGCAAGTACGCATTAAGAGCCTTGATTTATCTTGGAAAATTTTCGGAGGATGACAAACGTATCGGCATAAAAAAGATCTCGGAAGATCTTGGATTGTCGTCACCTTTTCTTGGAAAAATTCTGCAAAATTTGGTAAAACAAAAATTATTGGTTTCTACAAAAGGACCAAACGGAGGTTTTTCCTTGTCACGTCCGGCAGCCGAGATTAATTTATGGGACATTGTAACCAAAGTGGATGGCGAAGAGTTTTTTACAAATTGTCTGATTAGTTTGGAACCGTGCAAAACACACGATCCTTCAAAACCGCTTTGCCCGGTTCATGCACAGTACAATAAATTACGAAAAGAAATTTGTGGTTTTTACAAGGAAACCAGTCTTGAGGTAATTAGCCAGGACATTGATAAATACGAAGATTTAATGAAGTTGTAG
- a CDS encoding ATP-binding protein, which translates to MIEKAPSILVIDSKHSELQRVEKFIEDVFSYYNFNKDCFNKVFLCISEATVNSIIHGNKEDHRKKVELNVDCKKHLISVTITDEGEGFDINEVPNPTSKENLLKESGRGIHIIQTIADKLTFNKKGNSLKFEIECK; encoded by the coding sequence GTGATAGAAAAGGCACCCAGTATATTGGTTATTGATTCTAAACATTCAGAACTTCAGCGTGTTGAGAAGTTTATTGAAGATGTTTTCTCCTATTATAATTTTAACAAAGATTGTTTTAATAAGGTATTTTTGTGTATTTCTGAAGCTACTGTTAATTCCATTATTCATGGTAATAAGGAAGATCACAGAAAAAAGGTAGAATTAAATGTAGATTGTAAAAAACATCTGATTTCAGTTACTATTACCGACGAAGGAGAAGGTTTTGACATTAATGAAGTACCTAATCCAACGTCAAAGGAAAATTTATTAAAAGAATCGGGTAGAGGAATACATATAATACAAACCATTGCTGATAAACTTACTTTTAACAAAAAGGGAAATAGTTTGAAATTTGAAATAGAATGTAAATGA
- the mnmG gene encoding tRNA uridine-5-carboxymethylaminomethyl(34) synthesis enzyme MnmG translates to MMPKYDVIVVGGGHAGCEAAAAAANLGSKTLLITMDMTKYGQMSCNPAMGGIAKGQIVREIDALGGYSGIIADKTTIQFRMLNRSKGPAMWSPRSQNDRFRFVEEWRDILESIENLDLWQDAVTQLIIEDKKVRGVQTKIGIDFRAETVVLTNGTFLNGLMHIGASKMKGGRIGEAASYNISEQLFDAGFKTGRMKTGTPVRIDGRSIDFSKLTEQKGDEGYFKFSYLPGTESKLKQRSCWITHTSVDVHDELAKGFEASPMFDGTIQSTGPRYCPSIESKLVTFAEKEKHQLFLEPEGEKTIEFYLNGFSSSLPWDVQLKGLHKIAGLENAKIFRPGYAIEYDYFEPTQLNHTLETKIIRNLFFAGQINGTTGYEEAGAQGIMAGINAHLKACSDEHNFILKRNEAYIGVLIDDLVTKGVDEPYRMFTSRAEFRILLRQDNADIRLTQKSHKLGLASLERVQLLEQKNTLIEEIIEFSKSFSVKPRFVNQLLTEKGTTELKQGVKLFDLILRPQISIFDLIEVITPFKTFLERVPDNRKMEIIEGAEISIKYEGYINREKLLAEKLDKFENINIENKFNYSELKSISTEARQKLEKIQPKTIGQAKRISGVSPSDINVLLVLLGR, encoded by the coding sequence ATGATGCCAAAATATGATGTAATTGTTGTCGGTGGTGGACACGCAGGATGTGAAGCTGCTGCCGCTGCAGCTAATTTAGGTTCAAAAACATTGTTAATTACAATGGATATGACCAAATACGGACAAATGTCTTGTAATCCGGCAATGGGTGGTATTGCAAAAGGACAAATTGTGCGTGAAATTGATGCTTTAGGTGGTTATTCCGGTATTATCGCTGATAAAACAACCATACAGTTTCGCATGTTGAACCGTTCAAAGGGTCCGGCAATGTGGAGTCCACGTTCTCAAAACGACAGATTTCGTTTTGTTGAAGAATGGAGAGATATTTTAGAAAGTATTGAAAACCTTGATTTGTGGCAAGATGCAGTAACGCAGCTTATTATTGAAGATAAAAAGGTAAGGGGTGTACAAACTAAAATTGGTATTGATTTTAGAGCTGAAACTGTTGTACTTACCAATGGAACTTTTTTAAATGGGTTAATGCACATCGGCGCTTCTAAAATGAAAGGCGGACGCATTGGTGAAGCCGCTTCTTATAATATTTCGGAACAGCTTTTTGACGCCGGATTTAAAACCGGAAGAATGAAAACGGGTACGCCTGTGCGAATTGATGGGAGAAGTATTGATTTTTCTAAACTTACAGAACAAAAGGGAGACGAAGGTTATTTTAAGTTTTCGTATTTACCTGGCACGGAAAGTAAATTAAAACAGCGGTCTTGTTGGATTACTCATACTAGTGTTGATGTTCACGACGAATTAGCGAAAGGATTTGAAGCATCGCCAATGTTCGATGGTACAATTCAAAGTACGGGTCCCCGATATTGTCCCAGTATTGAATCTAAACTGGTAACTTTTGCAGAAAAGGAAAAACATCAGTTATTTCTTGAACCTGAAGGTGAAAAAACAATCGAATTTTATTTAAATGGTTTTTCTTCATCTTTACCATGGGATGTACAGTTAAAAGGCTTACATAAAATTGCAGGTTTGGAAAATGCTAAAATTTTTAGACCCGGATATGCAATCGAGTATGATTATTTTGAACCAACCCAATTGAACCATACTCTTGAAACTAAAATTATACGGAATCTCTTTTTTGCCGGACAGATAAATGGAACAACGGGTTATGAGGAAGCAGGAGCTCAAGGAATTATGGCAGGAATTAATGCGCATTTAAAAGCGTGCTCTGATGAACATAATTTTATTTTAAAAAGAAATGAAGCTTACATTGGAGTTTTAATTGATGATCTTGTTACAAAAGGAGTGGACGAACCCTACCGAATGTTTACGAGTAGGGCAGAATTTCGCATTTTACTTCGTCAGGACAATGCAGACATACGATTAACTCAAAAATCGCATAAATTAGGGTTAGCTTCTCTGGAACGTGTTCAATTATTGGAACAAAAAAACACTCTAATTGAAGAGATTATAGAGTTTTCAAAATCGTTTTCTGTTAAGCCACGCTTTGTAAATCAGTTACTTACAGAAAAGGGGACGACTGAATTAAAACAAGGTGTAAAACTTTTTGATCTGATTTTGCGCCCTCAGATTTCGATATTTGATCTGATTGAAGTGATTACCCCGTTTAAAACATTTCTGGAGAGGGTTCCGGACAACCGAAAAATGGAAATTATTGAAGGAGCAGAAATTTCCATCAAATACGAAGGTTATATCAACAGGGAAAAATTGCTTGCAGAAAAACTCGACAAATTTGAAAACATAAACATCGAAAATAAATTTAATTATAGTGAGTTGAAATCGATTTCGACAGAAGCTCGACAGAAACTTGAAAAAATACAACCTAAAACAATTGGTCAGGCAAAACGGATTTCCGGAGTTTCTCCTTCCGATATAAATGTGCTTTTGGTTTTATTAGGTCGTTAG
- the rpiB gene encoding ribose 5-phosphate isomerase B, giving the protein MKHLEGKVIALASDHAGFAKKQVIKKFLNDNNIEFKDLGCYSDESVDYPVYAHLMGEAIEKGEYEIGITFCGSGQGISIAANKHQGVRSGVCWNTEIATLARQHNNANVCAIPGRFVSDEEAIAIVTAFLSADFEGGRHARRIEQIPIK; this is encoded by the coding sequence ATGAAGCATTTAGAAGGTAAAGTAATTGCATTGGCCAGCGATCATGCAGGATTTGCAAAAAAACAGGTAATCAAAAAATTTTTGAACGATAACAATATCGAATTTAAAGACCTTGGATGTTATTCAGATGAAAGTGTTGATTATCCGGTGTATGCGCACCTAATGGGAGAAGCAATTGAAAAAGGCGAATATGAAATTGGAATAACCTTTTGCGGCAGCGGTCAGGGAATTAGTATTGCTGCAAACAAGCATCAGGGAGTTCGTTCGGGAGTTTGCTGGAATACCGAAATAGCAACATTGGCACGTCAGCACAACAATGCAAATGTTTGTGCAATTCCCGGTCGTTTTGTTTCCGACGAAGAAGCAATTGCAATTGTTACAGCATTTTTAAGTGCTGATTTTGAAGGTGGCCGTCATGCGCGTAGAATTGAACAGATTCCGATAAAATAA